DNA from Actinoplanes sp. SE50/110:
GAAGGCCGCACAACCCAGCCAGAACAGCATCAGGCTCCTTCAGCCACAGTCGCGATCGTCCGCTGTGCCTGGGCACGCGCCCAGGATTCTGCGGCCAGCACGTCATCGACGGTACTCGGCTCCGCGAAATCCGGGGCCGCCGCGAGCACCCGTTCCAGGGTGTCGACGATGCCCAAGAAAGGTAGCCGACCGGCGGCGAAAGCGGCCACACACTCCTCGTTGGCGGCGTTGAAGATCGCCGGACGGCAGCGACCGTACCGGCCGGCCGCCTTGGCCAGCTCGACCGCCGGGAACGCCTCGTCGTCCAGCGGTCGCAGCTCCCAGTTGTGCGCCAGCGTCCAGTCCACCGCGGCGGCCGCCCCCGGCACCCGGTCCGGCCAGGCCAGCGCCAGCGCGATCGGCAGCCGCATGTCCGGCGGGCTGGCCTGGGCCAGCGTCGAGCCGTCGGTGAACTCGACCAGCGAATGCAGCACCGACTGCGGGTGCACCATCACCGCGATGTCGTCGTACGGCACGCCGAACAGCTCGTGCGCCTCGATCACTTCCAGCGCCTTGTTCACCATGGTCGCCGAGTTGATCGTGACGACCGGCCCCATGTCCCAGGTCGGGTGCTTGAGCGCCTCCTCGGGGGTGACGTTCGTCAGCTCCGCGCGCCGCCGCCCGCGGAAGGCTCCCCCGCTGGCGGTCAGCACCAGCCGGCGCACCTCCGCGGCCCGCCCGCCGCGCAGGCACTGGGCCAGCGCCGAATGCTCCGAGTCGACCGGGACGATCTGCCCGTCCTTGGCGATCCGCCGGACCAGCGGGCCGCCGGCGACCAGCGACTCCTTGTTGGCCAGCGCAAGGATCCGCCCGGACTCCAGAGCGGCCAGGGTCGGCGCCAGGCCGAGGCTGCCGACCACCCCGTTGAGAACGACGTCACACGGCCAGCGGGCCAGCTCGGTCATCGCGTCCGGCCCGGCCACGATCTTCGGCAGTTTGAAGTCGCCGGACGACCAGCCACGCTTCTGCGCCTCGGCGTAGAAGGCCAGCTGCAGATCCTGCACGACCGAGGCCCGGGCCACCCCGACCACCTCGACGCCCAGCTCCAGCGCCTGCGCCGCGAGCAACGCGACGTTGCCACCCCCGGCCCCGATCGCGACCACCCGGAACAGCTCCGGGTTGCGCCGGACGATATCGATGGCCTGGGTGCCGATGGACCCGGTCGACCCCAGCAGCACAAGCTCACGCATGCCGCCATCTTCCCGGATGGCTGCCCGGCACCTGCACTCAGTCCTGCTCGCCGAGCAACTCCTCCGGATCGACGGCGAACGGGAACGGCTCGCGCATCTCGAAGGTGCCGCCCGCGGCGGCCGCCGCCACCGGTTGATACTCCCCGTCGGCCAGCTCGTGCAGGACCAGTGCCGGCACCCGATTCCGGAAGTCGATGCGCAAAAAGTAGGGCACCCCGGCGGCCGCGTACTCCCGCGGGCGGTCGACCACGTCTTTTCGCCGGTTCCCGGTCGACACGATCTCGCCGAGGAGAACCGCCTCCGCGATCGGCATGGTGGTCTTCCCACCCCCGGATCGGCGCAGTACCACCAGGTCCGGGATGAACAGGTCGTCTCCGGAGACGATGTTGACCTCGGCGTAGACCCACAATCCGGCTTTCCGAGCGGCCTGTTTCATCCGGTAGGCCAGCTCGAGCTGGACATCCTGGTGGTCATATCGGGCATGAGGGGTCACCACCACGCTCCCGCGAAAGACTTCGACCTTGGGACCGTTGGCCTCGGGCAGCAGGTCAACGGCCATCTGGGCGGTCCAGGGCTGGTTCAGCTTGCCGAGGATGTCGAATGACTGCTCAGGCGCGGGCATGGCCATGGATCCACCTCCGGGAGGCATTCTGCCGGGCTCAGCCTACCGTCGCGTGCCTCGTCCACCCGCCTGTGGACAACCCCGGACGGTGGATTCGGGGGCGCGGCTGGGTAGTTGGCTTGGTGTGCGGATCAAGGTGCCTTCCTTCCGGCTGCTGCGGGGGCGCGACCTCGCGCTGCACGCCGCCGCGGTCACCTTCTACAGCGGCATCGCGGTGGTCCCGATCGCGCTGCTCGGGATCTGGCTGACCAGCCTGATCGCCGGCGCCGACCGGATCCGGCGGCTGACCGGCCGGACCATCGCCGCCCTGCCCGGCGAGATCGGCGCGCCGCGGGCGTTGGCCGCCCTGATCGACGCCGGGCTGCACCTGACCCCGATGCTGGCACTGGCCAGCCTGCTGCCGGCCACCCTGTACGGCGAGGGCCTGCGCCGCGCGTTCGTCTCGATCTACCGGCACACCGGTGAGTCGCTGGTCGGCTGGCGCGGCCGCCTGCTCTGGCTGCCCCTGCTGGCCGCCACGCCGGCGCTGCTGCTGGGACTCTTCCTGGCGCTGCCGATCACCAGCGCGTTGTGGGTGCGCGGGGGCTGGTGGTCGGTGCTCGGCGTGGTGCTCTCCTTCCTCGCCGTCTGGCTGCTGTTGACGCCGGTGGTGGTCTGGGTCTTCCGGTACGTCGCGCCGGGCCGCCCGCCGTGGCTGCCGACCGTCCTGATCGGCTCGTTCACGGCCGCGAACCTGTCCGGGTTCCTGCACGGGTTCGTGCTGTTCTGCTCGCTGCCGCTGAATCTGGGCACGCCGTTCGGAGGGTTCGACGCGATCGGCGGGACGGTCGCGGTCGGCCTGTGGCTCTACGTGTTCCACACGATCGTTCTTGTCGGATTCGCGGCAACGCACGCCGTCAAGCCACATTTAACGGACGAATCACCGAGGGCGGACGTCACCTGAGCGAGGTACCGTCGCTCGGCATGACCCCCATTCCCGACCGCGCCGACGTGGTGATCATCGGATCCGGTCACAACGGCCTGGTCTCGGCGATCCTGCTGGCCCGCGCCGGGCTCGACGTCGTCGTGCTCGAGGCGGCCGGGGTGCTCGGCGGCGCGACCCGCACCGAGCACCCGTTCCCCCGCGTGCCCGGCCTCGGCCAGTCCACCGGTTCGTACCTTCTCGGCCTGATGCCGCCCGAGCTGCTGCGCAAGCTCGACGTCGACATCCCGATGCTGCGCCGCGACCCGCACTACTTCCTGCCCACCCCGGGCCCGGCCGGCTCGCCGCACCTGCTGTTCGGCCGCGACCGGGACGCCACCCGGCAGCAGCTGGAGACGTTCTTCTCGCCCCGCGACGCGGCCGCCGACGAGGCGATGGCGGTGGAGATCGCCGCGCTGCGCGCCGACCTGGCGCCGTCCTGGCTGGAGGAGCCGGGCAGCGTCGAGCAGATCGCCGACCGGCACATCCGCCCGCAGCTGCAGAGCACCTTCCTCGACCTGGTCCGCGGCTCGGTCGCCGACTACCTGGCCCGATTCGGCTTCAAGAGCGAATTGCTGACCAGCATGTACGCGGTGACCGACGGCCTGTCCGGTCTCACCGCCGGCCCGGACGACCCCGGGACCGGGCACAACTTCCTGGTGCACAACATGTGCCGGCTCCCGGGCGCGGACAGCACCTGGATGATCGCCGAGGGGGGCATGGGCACCGTCGCCCGGGTCTTCGCCGACGCGGCCCGGGCGGCCGGCGCCCGGCTGTTCACCGACGCCGCGGTGACCTCGGTGACGATCGACGGCGGTGCGGCCAGCGGGGTGGTCCTCGCCGACGGGCGCGAGGTCCGCGCCCGGGCCGTCCTCGGCAGCTGCGACCCGTACCGGCTGATGTCGCTGGTCCCGGCCGGCACGCTACCGGCCCCGCTGGTCGAGCACCTGGAGTCGGTGCGCCGGCCGGGCACCACGCTCAAGGTCAACCTCGCGCTGCGGGACCTGCCGCGGTTCAGCTGCCTGCCGGAGGGCGCGCCGTCGCCGTTCGGCTCCACGATCCACCTGCTGCCCGGCGCCGGCGACTCGCCGATGGCCGCGCTGCGGGACATGTGGGCGCAGGTGCAGGCCGGTCGCCTGCCCGACGAGCCGACCATCGAGTGGTACGTGCACACCACGGTCGACCCGTCGCTGCGGGACGAGGCGGGACACCATTCGTCCGCGCTTTTCGTCCAGTCGGTGCCGTTCCAGCCGGCCGGATCGTCCTGGGAGGCCGAGCTGCCCGGCTACATCGATCGCCTGCTGGCGATCTGCGACCGGTACGCGCCGGGCACGTCCGACCTGGTCGCCGACGTGTTCCCGCTCACCCCACCGGGCATCGAGCAGCACTTCGGGATCACCGGCGGGCACATCCACCACCTCGACAACACTGTCGCCTTCGACCGGCGCATGCCGTATTTCACCGGCGTCGACGGCCTTTACGCCGGCTCGGCCGGCACCCACCCGGCGGGCAGTGTGATCGGCGCCGCCGGCCACAACGCCGCTGTGCGTCTGCTCCAAGACCTTCAATAGCCGATTGCGGGGGTACGACGTGAGCACCGTTGCCGTGGCGGCGGAGCCCACGTCGTACCGCCGATCCTGTTATTGATCCTGGGTTTTGTGCGCCCGGATCTTGTGGCCGACGCCGGTCAGGCAGCGGCCGCTGGGCAGGTCGAACTTCCAGCCGTGCAGCTGGCAGGTGAGCACGTCACCCTCGACGATGCCGAAGCGGGACAGGTCGGCCTTGAGATGCGGGCAGCGGCGCTGCACGGTCCAGTCGCCGAACTGGATGTCCTCGGCGTCGACCGCCTTCTCGTGCTCGTCGTACCAGCCCTCGGCGTACTGCAGGCGCTCCTCGGAGAGGCACTTGAAGAACGCGTAGACGAATTCGTTGTACTGCCCGATCCGGGCCGCGGAGAAGCGGCAGGACAGGAACAGCGAGTTGACCCAGTCGCCCTCGTCGATGTGGATCAGGTGCTCGATGAGCGCGCGGCCGGTCTTGAAGCGATACCGGACCTTCTCGTCGGCGTACTGCCGGACCTGCTTGCCGGGGAAGTCGACGACGATCGACTCGACCACCTCGCCGTCCGGGCCGAACGAGTCGGTCAGGTCGAACCGGACCGGGCCGCCGACCCCGTTCGCCATGTAGAGCGACTCCTCGAGCAGCGGCTCGATCCGCTTCTTCATCGCGCCCAGGACGTCGATCTCCGGGTGCCGCCAGGACGCCTTCTCCGCCTCGATGATCGGGGCCTTGCGGGCCCGCATCTCCTCCAGGTGGGCGGTCTTGTTCGCGAAGAACTCGTCGACCGGAACCGGGTGCTCGGTGGTCGCCGTGCCGGTCGCGGTGATCTCGCTGACGCTGCCGGGCAGCAGGACGATGCCGTTGGTGCCGCCGACCTTCGCGTACTCCTCCAGGAAGACCGCCTGGTCGGGGAAGATGTTGCCCTCGTCGCCGTGGATGTCGTTGAACTGCCACAGCGTGTCGTCGAGGAAGCACGGCGGGCCGGCGATCGGGAAGACGTGATCGGCCTTCAGGTCGTCGATGTAGCGCCAGGTCCGGTCGAACTGGCGCTCCCGCTTCTGCTTGCCGAACGCGGTCTTCGCGTTCTCCGGCAGCTCGTAGACCATCGGATACCAGATCGCGCCGGAGAACTGCAGCATGTGCGCGTGCACGTGGCCCAGCTCGGTGAACCGGACCAGGTCGGTGGGGCGGGCGTCGTTCTGGTTCAACACCCGGACGCCGTCGTACTCCACCCAGAGCGAGGAGTCGCCGATCGGGCCGTCGGTCGGGCTGATCAGCGCCTGGATCATCACCTTGAGGCCGCCGTCGAGCTCGTGCACCTCGTCCGACTTCGTCCGCAGGAAGCTGGTGAACCCGAGCGCCCGCAGCTCGTCCTCGAGCTGGCTGGTCGGGTACTCCGGGAGCAGGACGGTCGCCTTCTTGCTGACGAACCGCTTCAGGTGCTCGGCGTCGAAATGGTCCCGGTGCAGGTGCGAGATGTACAGGTAGTCGCAGTCGCCCAGCGTCTCCCAGTCCAGCTGCGAGTTGTCCGGAAACGGGAACCAAGAGGCGAAGTACGCCGGATTCACCCACGGATCGCACAGAATGCTGCCCGCGGCCGTGTCGATCCGCATGCTCGCATGGCCGGTGCCCGTGATCCGCACTTGTCGCTCCTCTGCTCGGCGGGTGTGTGACCGCATCGAAAGTACAGCCGGGTTGCCGGGTTCCGCCCGGCGACCCCGTGACAGACTGTGGGCGACGCTCAGATCATCGAGCTCAGTCATCGACGAGGAGGACCGACGTGTCGGCGTTGGAAGAACACGAGGACGTCTACGCTCCGGACCAGCTGAAGCCGACCAACCGCCGGCGCGCCCAGCGGGGCGCGATCATCTCGGCCGTGGTGCTGCTGATGTACTTCTGGGGCAACCAGGAGGGCAACACCGAGAAGGTGTGGCTCGTCGTGATCGCGGTGCTGCTCATCCTCGCCGTGATCGGCGACGCGGTGCTGCGCAAGACCGGTCTGCGCGCCAACGACTGACGTTCCGTGAACGGCGCGAGGGCCCTTTGTCAGGGCCCTCGCTCGTTATCGCCTTCTTTTACCTGCTTTTACTGTGCCGGCTCGTGCTCTCGCCGGTGCCAGGCCGTTCTTTCACCGGCGCCGGGCCGTTCTTTCACCGGCGCCGGGCGGTTCTTTCACCGGTGCCGGGTCAGGATGTCCTTGACCTCGCGCAGTGCGGCGTCGACCTCGGCCTCGAAGTAGCCGTTGGGTACCAGGCCGAACTGCAGCATGTCCAGCTCGCCCACGTTCACCGGCATCGGGCCCCGCCCGGTCATCGCCTGCAGGATGCCCTCGAACAGCCGGTCCACCTGCATCGGGTCGTAACCGCTGCCGAACCGTCGCGGCTGGAACGTGCGGCGCAACTGGTCGACGCGGTACAGCTCGCCACCCGGCTCGCCGATCGGCGGGCCGAGCTGCGGCTGCTGCGGCTGTCCGTACCCGCCGGGTGGGCCGCTCATCGGGGCACCCGACATCGGCGAACCCGGCATCCCGGCCGGAGGCTGCTGCATCGGGCCGCCACCCATCGGCGGGCCGGGCGGCATCGGCGGGCCGCCGTAGCCACCCCGCGGGTCCCGGTCCGGCATCCGGATCTCGGCGGTCATGTCGGTGCGGCCGTGCCGGCCCGGCTCGAAACCGGCATACGAGGTCGGCTCGTCGTAGCCGCCCTGGTCATAGCCCTGCGGGGCGCCGCGCTGCGGCAGCTGCGGCTGACCGCCGTAGGAGGTCGGCTCGTCGTAACGGCCGCCATACGGGTCGGGTTGCTGCATCTGCGGGCGCTGCGGCAGCTGCTGGCCACCCATCGGCGGCGGCATCATCCGGTCGTCGCGGATCGGGGCGGGCAGCCGCTCGGTCTGCGCCATGCCGGCGTTCATCCCGGGGTTGCCGTACTGCTGCTGGCCCATACCGGGGCCACCCGGGCCACCGGGACCACCGAACTGCGGACCGTTCGGCCCCGGCCCGCCCATGCCCGCACCGGCCATGCCACCGTTGCGGGACGGGGGACCGGACATCGCCGGCGGACCCGAAGGCTGACCGGCCGCGCCGGCCCGGTCGAAGCCACCGGTCCGGTCGAAACCGCCGGTGCGGTCCATCTCACCGCGGTCGAAGCCGCCGGTGCGGTCGGCGGTCAGGCCACTGCGCATCGAGTCACGCATCGGGTCGACCGGGCGGCCGCCCCGCTCCTCGAACTCGGCGAGCTGCCGCTCCACCCGGTCGAGGTGCAGGTCCACCTGCCACTCGTCGTAGCCGCCGAAGCGCACCCGGAAGACGACGTCGTGCACCTCCTGGGCGCCGACCGGCGGGCCGACCTGCTCACCGGCGAGGGTCGCCTCGACCCGGTCCAGGAAGGCGTCGACCTCGTCGACCTTGTAGCCCCGGCGCAGTGCGCGCCGCCGGAAACGCTGTCCCTGACTCGTCACAACGTCTCCCACTCCGCTCGCTGGGACGTCCGCCCAGTCACTGTGCCACCTCCGCGTCGGCTGCGACGCCCACTGCGCCCGCCTGCGTCAACTCCCCGGCGGCCAGCTGACCACAGGCGCCGTCGATCTCGCGGCCCCGGGTGTCGCGCACCGTGGCCGCCACGCCGGCCTCCCGCAGCCGCCGGACGAACTCCCGTTCGACCGGTTTCGGGCTGGCATCCCACTTGCTGCCCGGGGTGGGGTTGAGCGGGATGAGATTCACATGGGCCAGCTTGCCGTGCAGTAGGCGGCCAAGCAGGTCGGCACGCCAGGGTTGATCGTTTACGTCCCGGATCAGGGCGTACTCGATGGAGACCCGGCGACCGGTCTGCGCCGCGTAATCAAACGCGGCATCGAGCACCTCGGCCACCTTCCAACGCTGGTTGACGGGCACAAGCTCATCGCGCAGATCATCATCGGGGGCATGCAGTGACAGCGCAAGAGTCACGGAGAGCTGTTCGGCGATCAACCGGCGCATTGCGGGCACCAAACCCACCGTCGACACGGTGATGTGCCGTTGTGAGAGCCCGAGCCCCTCCGGAGCGGGGGCCGTCAGGCGGCGGACCGCCTCGATCACCCGGGGATAGTTGGCCAACGGCTCACCCATCCCCATGAAAACAACCCGGGACAGCCGGGGCGGCGAGCCGGTCACCGCGCCCGAGGCGGCCACCCCGGCAAGATAGACCACCTGGTCGACGATCTCGGCCACCGACAGGTTGCGGGTCAGACCCTGCTGGCCGGTGGCGCAGAACGGGCAGGCCATGCCACAGCCGGCCTGGCTCGACACGCAGGCGGTGACCCGGTCGGGATAACCCATCAGCACGCTCTCCACCAGCGAACCGTCGTGCAGGCGCCACAGCGTCTTGCGGGTGGCGCCGTCGTCGCAGGCCTGCTCGCGGACCGGGTGCAGCAGCGTGGGCAGCAGGCTGGCGGTGAGCTTGTCCCGGGTGGCCGACGGCAGGTCGGTCATCGCGGCGGCGTCACGCACCAGGCGGCCGAAGTAGTGGGTGGAGAGCTGCTTGGCCCGGAAGGCCGGCTCGCCGAGGTCGGCCATCGCGCTCTTGCGGGCGGCGAGGTCGAGGTCGGCGAGATGGCGCGGCGGCATGCTGGGGCGGCGGCGGGTGGTGACCGCGTCAGGCTGGTCGGGGCTGATCGGGATGACCGGAAGAATCGTCATGGCGTCTCCAGTCTCCCACGCGTCACGGGTAGGTCGCCCATGGCTAGTTCGGCGCGATGATCGCGAAGAGCAGGTAGGCCGTGGGCACCGCGAAGAGGATGGAGTCCAGCCGGTCCATCAGTCCGCCATGGCCGGGCAGCAGGTTGCTCATGTCCTTAATGCCGAGGTCACGCTTGAGCATCGACTCGGCCAGGTCGCCCAGCACCGCCACCACCGACAGCACCGCGCCGAACAGCAGGCCGTAGTACACCGGGACGTGCATCAGGAAGAACAGCAGGGCGCCGCTGCCGATCGCCGACGCGGTGATCGAACCGGCGAAGCCCTCCCAGGACTTCTTCGGGCTGATCTTCGGGGCCATCGGGTGCTTGCCGAGGAAGACGCCGGCGGCGTAACCACCCGTGTCGGAGAGCACCACGGCGACCACGGTGGCCAGCACCCGCCACTGGCCGTCGTCCTCCGGGCGGACCAGCATCGCCGCGAAGCTCAGCAGGAACGGCACGTAGACGGCGATCAGGACGATCGAGGTGAAGTCCCGCCGGACAGCCGCGACACCGTCGGCCAGGCGCCACAGCACCGCGGCGCCGATCGTGACGACCAGTCCCACGGTGAGCGCGTCGGCGCCCTCGTACCACGCCAGGCCGGTCATCACGGCGGTGCCGGCGATCAGCGGGATCACCGGCGGCCGGGCACCGGTCACCGACAGGGCGCGGCTGGTCTCCCAGACCCCGACGCCGGCGGCCAGGACCACCACGCCGAGCAGGGCCGGCGACCAGACCAGCAACGAGGCCAGGACGACCAGGCCCAGGCTCAGGCCGACCGCGATCGCGGCCGGCAGATTGCGACCGGCGCGGCTCTTGCCCTCCGGCTTGCGCCCCCGGCCGGCCCGGCGCTTGCCGGGCCCGCGCCGGGACTCGTCGTCACTGTTCATCGGGTCGGGCGCCTTCTCGTCCGCGTGGTTCATCGGGTCGGGCGCCCGCTCGTCCGCGTGCCAGGCGGGATTCTGGTACGCCGGCTCGGCGTAGGTGTCGCCGGAATTCTGCCCGGCACGCGGATCGAGGTAGGACATCAGACTTCGAGCAGCTCGGCTTCCTTGTGTTTGACCAGTTCGTCGACGACCGAGACGTACCGGTGCGTGGTGTCGTCGAGCTCCTTCTCGGCGCGACGGCCCTCATCCTCGCCGGTCTCGCCGTCCTTGACCAGCTTGTCGATCTGCTCCTTGGCCTTGCGGCGCACGTTGCGGATCGCCACCCGGCCCTCCTCGGCCTTGCCGCGGGCCACCTTGATCATGTCGCGGCGGCGCTCCTCGGTCATCTGCGGCAGGTGGATGCGCAGCTGGGTGCCCTCGTTGTTGGGGTTGACCCCGAGGTCCGAGTCACGGATGGCGCGCTCGATCGGGCCGAGCTGCGTGTTGTCGTACGGCTTGACGATGACCATCCGCGGCTCCGGGACGCCGACCGAGGCCATCTGGGTCACCGGCGTGGGCGCGCCGTAGTAGTCCACCAGGATCTTCGAGAACATCGCCGGGGTGGCCCGGCCGGTCCGGATGGCGGCGAACTCCTCCTTGGCGTGCTCGACCGCGCTGTCCATCTTCTCTTCTGCCTCGAAGAGGATTTCCTCGATCACCGGCTCTTCACGCCTCCTTGCTGTCTTCGGTGGTGCGGGATGTCGGGGTCGGCCGCTGGTTCACAGGGTGCTTCGCGCGCCTCAGGCGGTGATCAGCGTGCCGATCTTCTCGCCGGCGCACGCGCGCACGATGGTGTCGTCGCCGTCGGCGCCGAAGACCAGCATCGGAAGTTTGTTCTCCTCGCACAGGCTGAACGCGGCCTGGTCGGCCACCCGCAGCCCGCGCTGCAGGATCTCCTGGAAGGTGATGTTCTCCAGCTTGCGGGC
Protein-coding regions in this window:
- the dxr gene encoding 1-deoxy-D-xylulose-5-phosphate reductoisomerase: MRELVLLGSTGSIGTQAIDIVRRNPELFRVVAIGAGGGNVALLAAQALELGVEVVGVARASVVQDLQLAFYAEAQKRGWSSGDFKLPKIVAGPDAMTELARWPCDVVLNGVVGSLGLAPTLAALESGRILALANKESLVAGGPLVRRIAKDGQIVPVDSEHSALAQCLRGGRAAEVRRLVLTASGGAFRGRRRAELTNVTPEEALKHPTWDMGPVVTINSATMVNKALEVIEAHELFGVPYDDIAVMVHPQSVLHSLVEFTDGSTLAQASPPDMRLPIALALAWPDRVPGAAAAVDWTLAHNWELRPLDDEAFPAVELAKAAGRYGRCRPAIFNAANEECVAAFAAGRLPFLGIVDTLERVLAAAPDFAEPSTVDDVLAAESWARAQAQRTIATVAEGA
- a CDS encoding Uma2 family endonuclease: MAMPAPEQSFDILGKLNQPWTAQMAVDLLPEANGPKVEVFRGSVVVTPHARYDHQDVQLELAYRMKQAARKAGLWVYAEVNIVSGDDLFIPDLVVLRRSGGGKTTMPIAEAVLLGEIVSTGNRRKDVVDRPREYAAAGVPYFLRIDFRNRVPALVLHELADGEYQPVAAAAAGGTFEMREPFPFAVDPEELLGEQD
- a CDS encoding YhjD/YihY/BrkB family envelope integrity protein, with protein sequence MDPPPGGILPGSAYRRVPRPPACGQPRTVDSGARLGSWLGVRIKVPSFRLLRGRDLALHAAAVTFYSGIAVVPIALLGIWLTSLIAGADRIRRLTGRTIAALPGEIGAPRALAALIDAGLHLTPMLALASLLPATLYGEGLRRAFVSIYRHTGESLVGWRGRLLWLPLLAATPALLLGLFLALPITSALWVRGGWWSVLGVVLSFLAVWLLLTPVVVWVFRYVAPGRPPWLPTVLIGSFTAANLSGFLHGFVLFCSLPLNLGTPFGGFDAIGGTVAVGLWLYVFHTIVLVGFAATHAVKPHLTDESPRADVT
- a CDS encoding NAD(P)/FAD-dependent oxidoreductase; protein product: MTPIPDRADVVIIGSGHNGLVSAILLARAGLDVVVLEAAGVLGGATRTEHPFPRVPGLGQSTGSYLLGLMPPELLRKLDVDIPMLRRDPHYFLPTPGPAGSPHLLFGRDRDATRQQLETFFSPRDAAADEAMAVEIAALRADLAPSWLEEPGSVEQIADRHIRPQLQSTFLDLVRGSVADYLARFGFKSELLTSMYAVTDGLSGLTAGPDDPGTGHNFLVHNMCRLPGADSTWMIAEGGMGTVARVFADAARAAGARLFTDAAVTSVTIDGGAASGVVLADGREVRARAVLGSCDPYRLMSLVPAGTLPAPLVEHLESVRRPGTTLKVNLALRDLPRFSCLPEGAPSPFGSTIHLLPGAGDSPMAALRDMWAQVQAGRLPDEPTIEWYVHTTVDPSLRDEAGHHSSALFVQSVPFQPAGSSWEAELPGYIDRLLAICDRYAPGTSDLVADVFPLTPPGIEQHFGITGGHIHHLDNTVAFDRRMPYFTGVDGLYAGSAGTHPAGSVIGAAGHNAAVRLLQDLQ
- a CDS encoding Rieske 2Fe-2S domain-containing protein encodes the protein MRITGTGHASMRIDTAAGSILCDPWVNPAYFASWFPFPDNSQLDWETLGDCDYLYISHLHRDHFDAEHLKRFVSKKATVLLPEYPTSQLEDELRALGFTSFLRTKSDEVHELDGGLKVMIQALISPTDGPIGDSSLWVEYDGVRVLNQNDARPTDLVRFTELGHVHAHMLQFSGAIWYPMVYELPENAKTAFGKQKRERQFDRTWRYIDDLKADHVFPIAGPPCFLDDTLWQFNDIHGDEGNIFPDQAVFLEEYAKVGGTNGIVLLPGSVSEITATGTATTEHPVPVDEFFANKTAHLEEMRARKAPIIEAEKASWRHPEIDVLGAMKKRIEPLLEESLYMANGVGGPVRFDLTDSFGPDGEVVESIVVDFPGKQVRQYADEKVRYRFKTGRALIEHLIHIDEGDWVNSLFLSCRFSAARIGQYNEFVYAFFKCLSEERLQYAEGWYDEHEKAVDAEDIQFGDWTVQRRCPHLKADLSRFGIVEGDVLTCQLHGWKFDLPSGRCLTGVGHKIRAHKTQDQ
- a CDS encoding DUF2631 domain-containing protein — translated: MSALEEHEDVYAPDQLKPTNRRRAQRGAIISAVVLLMYFWGNQEGNTEKVWLVVIAVLLILAVIGDAVLRKTGLRAND
- a CDS encoding DivIVA domain-containing protein, which produces MTSQGQRFRRRALRRGYKVDEVDAFLDRVEATLAGEQVGPPVGAQEVHDVVFRVRFGGYDEWQVDLHLDRVERQLAEFEERGGRPVDPMRDSMRSGLTADRTGGFDRGEMDRTGGFDRTGGFDRAGAAGQPSGPPAMSGPPSRNGGMAGAGMGGPGPNGPQFGGPGGPGGPGMGQQQYGNPGMNAGMAQTERLPAPIRDDRMMPPPMGGQQLPQRPQMQQPDPYGGRYDEPTSYGGQPQLPQRGAPQGYDQGGYDEPTSYAGFEPGRHGRTDMTAEIRMPDRDPRGGYGGPPMPPGPPMGGGPMQQPPAGMPGSPMSGAPMSGPPGGYGQPQQPQLGPPIGEPGGELYRVDQLRRTFQPRRFGSGYDPMQVDRLFEGILQAMTGRGPMPVNVGELDMLQFGLVPNGYFEAEVDAALREVKDILTRHR
- the rlmN gene encoding 23S rRNA (adenine(2503)-C(2))-methyltransferase RlmN; its protein translation is MTILPVIPISPDQPDAVTTRRRPSMPPRHLADLDLAARKSAMADLGEPAFRAKQLSTHYFGRLVRDAAAMTDLPSATRDKLTASLLPTLLHPVREQACDDGATRKTLWRLHDGSLVESVLMGYPDRVTACVSSQAGCGMACPFCATGQQGLTRNLSVAEIVDQVVYLAGVAASGAVTGSPPRLSRVVFMGMGEPLANYPRVIEAVRRLTAPAPEGLGLSQRHITVSTVGLVPAMRRLIAEQLSVTLALSLHAPDDDLRDELVPVNQRWKVAEVLDAAFDYAAQTGRRVSIEYALIRDVNDQPWRADLLGRLLHGKLAHVNLIPLNPTPGSKWDASPKPVEREFVRRLREAGVAATVRDTRGREIDGACGQLAAGELTQAGAVGVAADAEVAQ
- a CDS encoding phosphatidate cytidylyltransferase; the encoded protein is MSYLDPRAGQNSGDTYAEPAYQNPAWHADERAPDPMNHADEKAPDPMNSDDESRRGPGKRRAGRGRKPEGKSRAGRNLPAAIAVGLSLGLVVLASLLVWSPALLGVVVLAAGVGVWETSRALSVTGARPPVIPLIAGTAVMTGLAWYEGADALTVGLVVTIGAAVLWRLADGVAAVRRDFTSIVLIAVYVPFLLSFAAMLVRPEDDGQWRVLATVVAVVLSDTGGYAAGVFLGKHPMAPKISPKKSWEGFAGSITASAIGSGALLFFLMHVPVYYGLLFGAVLSVVAVLGDLAESMLKRDLGIKDMSNLLPGHGGLMDRLDSILFAVPTAYLLFAIIAPN
- the frr gene encoding ribosome recycling factor is translated as MIEEILFEAEEKMDSAVEHAKEEFAAIRTGRATPAMFSKILVDYYGAPTPVTQMASVGVPEPRMVIVKPYDNTQLGPIERAIRDSDLGVNPNNEGTQLRIHLPQMTEERRRDMIKVARGKAEEGRVAIRNVRRKAKEQIDKLVKDGETGEDEGRRAEKELDDTTHRYVSVVDELVKHKEAELLEV